A DNA window from Turicibacter sp. TJ11 contains the following coding sequences:
- a CDS encoding MurR/RpiR family transcriptional regulator produces the protein MLIEEKMETIKLSNNEELVKTYIKTYPETLKALTTRELAELIYTSPSTLVRFSKKLGFTGWNEFRDAYLKEYDYLTSHFTKINANMPFTAHDTMVSIANKIISLKQETLEDTKQLINTEALKKATELIINSNSIKMFGSNNIIYELSEFQFKMSRINRDVFFTGLQGEQHHFANRCKPTDVAIIVSYTGESSYLLKIVQQLRSQNIPIIAVTSVGNNRLSHLASITLHVTTREKAYGKIGAFSSLESIRCVLDILYSCVFAKDYQKNLTYKKSVAKKLETARKSSNQIIKDE, from the coding sequence ATGTTGATTGAAGAGAAGATGGAGACCATTAAATTATCCAATAATGAAGAACTTGTTAAAACATATATTAAAACATATCCCGAAACGCTTAAAGCCTTAACCACACGAGAACTTGCTGAGTTAATCTATACATCCCCAAGTACTCTGGTCCGCTTTTCAAAAAAACTAGGCTTTACGGGGTGGAATGAATTTAGAGATGCTTACTTAAAAGAATACGATTATTTAACTAGTCATTTTACTAAAATCAATGCCAATATGCCGTTTACTGCTCATGATACAATGGTTTCCATTGCGAATAAAATTATTTCATTAAAACAAGAAACGTTAGAAGATACGAAGCAATTAATTAATACAGAGGCATTAAAAAAAGCGACTGAGCTTATCATCAATAGTAATAGCATTAAAATGTTTGGATCGAATAATATCATTTATGAACTTTCTGAATTTCAATTTAAGATGTCTCGAATTAATCGTGATGTTTTTTTTACAGGCTTGCAGGGGGAACAGCATCATTTTGCTAATCGATGTAAGCCCACCGATGTGGCGATCATTGTTTCTTACACAGGCGAATCGTCGTATCTATTAAAAATCGTTCAACAACTACGCTCACAAAACATTCCTATTATCGCGGTTACGAGTGTCGGTAATAATCGCTTATCACACTTGGCATCGATTACATTACATGTCACGACACGAGAAAAAGCTTATGGTAAAATCGGAGCGTTCTCATCTTTAGAATCGATTCGTTGTGTGCTTGATATTTTATATTCCTGTGTCTTTGCCAAGGACTATCAAAAGAACTTAACTTATAAAAAAAGCGTTGCCAAAAAACTTGAAACGGCTCGAAAATCATCTAATCAAATTATTAAAGATGAATAA
- a CDS encoding 6-phospho-beta-glucosidase, translated as MAFRDDFLWGGATAANQCEGAYLEGGRGLANVDVVPAGRDRFAVGSGEMKMFACDDDHYYPSHEAIDMYHHYKEDIALLAGMGFKCYRLSIAWTRIFPKGDELEPNEEGLKFYEDLFDECLKYGIEPLVTICHFDVPMHLIETIGGWRSREMVDHYVRYCEAIFKRYQHKVKYWLTFNEINMLLHFPFMGAGLYFEEGENKQQIKYTAAHHELVASALATKVGHEINPEFKIGCMLAAGNTYANTCHPADVWKSIEKDRENYFFIDVQSRGEYPAYALKQLEREGVQIPFVEGDVEILKNHTVDFISFSYYSSRLTSADPEVNKTTEGNVFATLKNPYLDASEWGWQIDPLGLRITMNALYDRYQKPLFIVENGLGAVDIPDESGYVEDDYRIDYLRQHIKTMKDAVELDGVDLLGYTTWGCIDLVSAGTGEMKKRYGFIYVDKDNDGNGTLKRSKKKSYDWYKKVIETNGEDLA; from the coding sequence ATGGCATTTAGAGACGATTTTTTATGGGGAGGAGCAACAGCTGCTAACCAATGTGAAGGAGCTTATTTAGAAGGAGGACGTGGATTAGCAAACGTGGATGTTGTTCCGGCTGGACGTGATCGTTTTGCGGTTGGTTCAGGTGAGATGAAAATGTTTGCATGCGATGACGATCATTACTATCCAAGTCATGAGGCAATTGATATGTATCATCACTACAAAGAGGATATTGCATTACTTGCTGGAATGGGATTTAAATGTTATCGTTTATCAATCGCATGGACACGCATCTTTCCAAAAGGGGATGAATTAGAACCAAATGAAGAGGGATTAAAATTTTATGAAGACTTATTTGATGAATGTCTAAAGTATGGCATTGAACCACTCGTAACGATTTGCCATTTTGATGTACCAATGCACTTAATTGAAACCATTGGGGGATGGAGAAGTCGTGAAATGGTCGATCATTATGTGAGATATTGTGAAGCGATTTTTAAACGATATCAACATAAAGTAAAATATTGGCTTACTTTTAATGAGATTAATATGCTGTTACATTTCCCATTCATGGGAGCGGGATTATACTTTGAAGAGGGAGAAAATAAACAGCAAATTAAATACACAGCTGCTCATCATGAATTAGTAGCGAGTGCATTAGCAACAAAAGTTGGTCATGAAATCAATCCAGAGTTTAAAATTGGATGTATGTTAGCGGCAGGAAATACGTATGCCAACACTTGTCATCCTGCTGATGTTTGGAAATCAATTGAAAAAGATCGCGAAAATTATTTCTTCATTGATGTTCAATCACGCGGTGAGTATCCGGCGTATGCTTTAAAACAATTAGAGCGTGAAGGGGTTCAAATCCCATTTGTTGAAGGTGATGTGGAAATATTAAAAAATCATACGGTTGATTTTATCTCATTCTCATATTATTCTTCACGCTTAACAAGTGCTGATCCTGAAGTTAATAAAACAACAGAAGGTAATGTCTTTGCAACGTTGAAAAATCCTTATTTAGACGCAAGTGAATGGGGATGGCAAATTGATCCACTTGGATTACGTATTACGATGAATGCCTTATATGATCGCTATCAAAAACCATTATTTATTGTTGAGAATGGATTAGGGGCTGTTGATATTCCAGATGAGTCTGGTTACGTAGAAGATGATTATCGTATCGACTATCTTCGCCAACATATTAAAACGATGAAAGATGCGGTTGAGTTAGATGGCGTTGACTTACTTGGTTACACCACTTGGGGATGCATTGATTTAGTGAGTGCAGGAACTGGAGAAATGAAAAAACGTTATGGATTTATCTATGTAGATAAAGATAATGACGGAAATGGAACATTAAAACGTTCGAAAAAGAAATCTTACGATTGGTATAAAAAAGTTATTGAAACGAATGGTGAAGATTTAGCATAA
- a CDS encoding DUF1002 domain-containing protein, producing MLQRNWIKKVVLALAIVVGLTMPTTAFAKRSFSGEYRQGEILSFGSSLTKNEEANLREYFGVSDDMKAIYVDNETAIKQLGLAPNALDNYTGGWYSSAYVKLTSEGGVQVNSKNVSLVTNEMFTNALITSGILNCEVIVSAPFMVTGESALAGILAGAEEIMGESLSEENKVVAQEEIDTTLEIADEILNDEENEITDKGDSSTIASGIINDIKEQVIKDSPNSTQIGQIIINVTNNYGVELSEETQARVQSLMEDVNDLDIEYNDIKDTMQNIGNSISESLKEAGIKLQESGLLEKIGDWMSDFFSHLFDWIKGLFTSANEVNSSEAVLPENELSQTENVINPSEEATSLEDETMSNEPSLDEEASTEEQTNEELVEQDIENEELVDDQTQETVTDNDSEVSNDEEVAE from the coding sequence ATGTTACAAAGAAATTGGATAAAAAAAGTTGTCTTAGCTTTAGCGATTGTTGTGGGATTAACCATGCCAACGACTGCTTTTGCTAAGCGATCATTTAGTGGAGAATATCGCCAAGGAGAAATTTTATCATTTGGTTCAAGTTTAACTAAAAATGAGGAAGCTAATTTAAGAGAGTATTTCGGAGTTTCAGATGATATGAAAGCTATTTATGTCGATAATGAAACAGCGATTAAGCAACTAGGTTTAGCTCCAAATGCGTTAGACAACTACACAGGTGGTTGGTATTCATCTGCTTATGTCAAGTTAACGAGTGAAGGTGGCGTTCAAGTTAACTCTAAAAATGTAAGTTTAGTGACAAATGAAATGTTTACGAATGCATTGATCACTTCAGGAATTTTAAACTGTGAAGTCATTGTATCGGCTCCTTTCATGGTAACAGGGGAATCAGCGTTAGCTGGAATTTTAGCAGGTGCTGAAGAAATTATGGGAGAAAGCTTATCAGAAGAAAATAAAGTTGTGGCACAAGAAGAAATCGATACAACATTAGAAATTGCTGATGAAATCTTAAACGATGAAGAAAATGAAATCACGGATAAAGGTGACTCATCAACGATTGCGTCAGGAATTATCAATGATATCAAAGAACAAGTCATTAAAGATTCACCAAATTCAACTCAAATTGGGCAAATCATTATTAATGTCACGAATAATTACGGAGTGGAATTAAGTGAAGAAACCCAAGCGCGTGTTCAAAGTTTAATGGAAGATGTAAATGACTTAGACATCGAATATAATGATATTAAAGATACGATGCAAAACATCGGAAATAGCATCTCTGAAAGTTTAAAAGAAGCGGGAATTAAGCTACAGGAATCTGGGCTTTTAGAAAAAATCGGAGATTGGATGAGCGACTTCTTTAGTCACTTATTTGACTGGATCAAAGGTTTATTCACATCAGCAAACGAAGTGAATTCATCAGAAGCTGTTTTACCTGAAAATGAATTATCTCAAACCGAGAATGTAATTAATCCATCTGAAGAGGCAACGTCATTAGAAGATGAAACGATGTCAAATGAACCATCATTAGATGAAGAAGCATCAACTGAAGAACAAACAAATGAAGAACTGGTTGAACAAGACATCGAAAATGAAGAATTAGTTGATGATCAAACACAAGAGACAGTGACCGATAATGATTCAGAAGTGTCAAATGATGAAGAAGTAGCCGAATAA
- a CDS encoding leucine-rich repeat domain-containing protein yields MTNVIRDEKLKAALNEIYFKQPADQDITEAQLTSLKGAVYLEQKEIKDLTGINYAINLTGLYLNENQIADLRPLRELQNLEQLSVMNNQIQDLKALSSLKNLQSLNISHNKIESLWPLTKLKKLVTLFLDNNPLQSFEELRFMKQLSLLSMMRVGISNLNIIKSLINLEVLYLDENRIQSLQPLKHLSLLYQLNINDNQIKDLTPLVGLKHLCMLFANRNQIHSIEPLSKMKHLQFLDLNDNQIEDLKPLINLTGLEALSIMNNHVKTLAPVMQLPHLLALLAQGNQISSIYGLKKIPIISVENQFIEWTTPMNFKANRFRLKDQLVDIDGTVPSIVTLIPKSIDYDAKTNELELTEFLKDEIKILFHNQNQDFPFSGELMITISKT; encoded by the coding sequence TTGACCAATGTTATAAGAGATGAAAAATTAAAAGCAGCTTTAAATGAAATATATTTTAAGCAACCAGCTGATCAAGATATTACAGAAGCTCAGCTTACTAGTTTAAAGGGAGCCGTATACTTAGAACAAAAAGAAATTAAAGATTTGACTGGGATCAATTATGCAATCAATCTAACAGGATTATATCTAAATGAAAATCAAATTGCTGATTTAAGGCCGTTGCGAGAGTTACAAAACTTAGAGCAACTCAGTGTCATGAATAATCAGATTCAAGATTTAAAAGCACTTAGTTCACTTAAAAATCTTCAAAGTTTAAATATTAGTCATAATAAAATTGAAAGCTTGTGGCCGTTAACAAAGTTAAAAAAGTTAGTTACTTTGTTTTTAGATAATAACCCGCTTCAAAGTTTTGAAGAATTACGTTTTATGAAACAATTATCTTTACTCTCAATGATGCGAGTAGGCATTTCCAATCTAAATATTATAAAATCACTCATTAATCTTGAAGTATTATATTTAGATGAAAATCGAATTCAATCGCTCCAACCCCTAAAGCACTTATCGCTATTATATCAACTTAATATTAATGACAATCAGATCAAAGATTTGACACCACTTGTTGGACTTAAGCATTTATGTATGCTATTTGCCAATCGAAATCAAATACACAGTATTGAGCCGTTAAGTAAAATGAAGCATCTTCAGTTTTTAGACTTGAATGATAATCAAATTGAGGACTTAAAACCGCTAATTAATTTAACAGGATTAGAAGCCTTAAGCATTATGAATAATCACGTTAAAACATTAGCGCCCGTGATGCAGCTTCCTCACTTACTTGCGTTATTAGCACAAGGAAATCAAATTAGTTCGATTTATGGACTAAAAAAAATTCCCATCATTAGTGTTGAAAATCAATTCATTGAGTGGACGACTCCAATGAATTTTAAAGCAAATCGTTTTAGACTAAAAGATCAATTAGTTGATATTGACGGAACTGTTCCTTCAATTGTCACCTTAATTCCAAAGTCGATTGATTATGATGCAAAAACCAACGAATTAGAGCTCACAGAGTTTTTAAAAGATGAGATTAAAATTCTTTTTCATAATCAAAATCAAGATTTTCCATTTAGTGGAGAGTTAATGATTACAATTTCAAAAACTTAA
- a CDS encoding 6-phospho-beta-glucosidase yields MQKEGIKIVTIGGGSSYTPELMEGFIKRYEELPIREFWLVDIEEGKEKLAIVGEMAQRMWDASPYDVKVHLTLDRKEALKDADFVTTQFRVGLLNARIKDERIPFSHGMLGQETNGAGGIFKALRTIPVILDIVEDMKELCPNAWLINFTNPSGMVTEAIIKHGGWKKCIGLCNVPINSMMKEPEMLEVKEEDLIYQFAGLNHFHWHKVTDRSGKDVTMDIIDAMYTKDDGTPANIFKVNFLKEQLEQMKLIPCGYHRYYYLQDEMLKHGLEEYHGIGTRGEQVKKTEAELFELYKDKDLNYKPEQLTQRGGTYYSDAACECINAIYNDKGLPMVVSTQNNGSLPDLPSDSVVEVTSYITGKGAMPVAWGPLDSAEKGWLQVMKAMEECTIKAAITGDYGLALQAFLLNPQIIGGKVAQELLDEMLVAHERYLPQFKEKIQELKANGVTVKDEKVQALMEQGY; encoded by the coding sequence ATGCAAAAAGAGGGGATTAAAATTGTAACCATTGGTGGGGGAAGTAGTTATACTCCAGAATTAATGGAAGGATTTATTAAACGTTATGAAGAGTTACCAATTCGCGAGTTTTGGTTAGTAGATATTGAAGAAGGAAAAGAGAAGTTAGCGATTGTCGGAGAAATGGCACAACGTATGTGGGATGCTTCTCCTTATGACGTTAAAGTTCATTTAACACTTGATCGTAAAGAAGCATTAAAAGATGCTGATTTTGTTACGACACAATTTCGCGTTGGTTTGTTAAATGCACGTATTAAAGACGAACGCATTCCATTTTCTCATGGTATGTTAGGACAAGAAACAAATGGTGCTGGGGGAATCTTTAAAGCCTTACGTACTATTCCAGTGATTTTAGATATTGTGGAAGATATGAAAGAGTTATGTCCAAATGCATGGTTAATTAACTTCACTAATCCAAGTGGAATGGTGACAGAGGCAATTATCAAGCATGGAGGATGGAAAAAATGTATCGGACTATGTAATGTTCCTATCAATTCCATGATGAAAGAACCTGAAATGTTAGAGGTTAAAGAAGAAGATTTAATTTATCAATTTGCTGGATTAAATCACTTCCACTGGCATAAAGTAACTGATCGATCTGGAAAAGATGTGACAATGGATATTATTGATGCCATGTATACAAAAGATGATGGAACACCAGCTAATATCTTTAAAGTTAATTTCTTAAAAGAACAACTTGAACAAATGAAGTTAATTCCATGTGGATATCATCGCTATTATTATTTACAAGATGAAATGTTAAAACATGGATTAGAAGAGTATCATGGCATTGGAACAAGAGGTGAGCAAGTTAAAAAGACAGAAGCCGAATTGTTCGAATTATACAAAGATAAAGATTTAAATTATAAACCAGAGCAATTAACTCAACGTGGAGGAACTTATTATAGTGATGCCGCTTGTGAATGCATTAACGCTATTTATAATGACAAAGGACTTCCAATGGTTGTTTCTACACAAAATAACGGATCATTACCTGATTTACCTTCGGATAGTGTTGTAGAAGTGACGAGCTATATTACCGGTAAAGGTGCAATGCCAGTTGCTTGGGGACCACTTGATAGTGCTGAAAAAGGATGGCTTCAAGTCATGAAAGCAATGGAAGAATGTACAATTAAAGCTGCCATTACTGGAGATTATGGCTTAGCACTACAAGCCTTCTTATTAAACCCACAAATCATTGGTGGAAAAGTAGCGCAAGAGTTATTAGATGAAATGCTTGTTGCTCATGAAAGATACTTACCACAATTTAAAGAAAAAATTCAAGAATTAAAAGCAAATGGTGTCACGGTAAAAGATGAAAAAGTACAAGCATTAATGGAACAAGGATATTAA
- a CDS encoding VanW family protein: MSTKKKVLIGGAIVIAVAGLVFGGVQTYKYYQAKELVLSYQEMTLPNIKVNDQDVSEISKGQLTERLKEEIDGFENQAIEVVVNDQTFSKTLKDLGISISEDINELANEIFSIGKDLNIFEQAERIKEAPLVEYTITYSYDEALVEEWIQSIADEVYVEKEEATFKMVSSGNFEVGEGRDGYSIDTKAIINEIKTALDEQSKETITVTAEGIIDKRSKDPELLKSVNSKISTYSSSFPTGIARSKNVELATSKINRTLLMPGEEFSYTKKVSPVVASNGYLNATIFVNSQPVDGIGGGICQVSSTLYNTVLHAGIMPTERRNHSLQVGYVPAGLDATMAEDLIDFKFVNTLDYPIYINAYTQNGTLTIEFWSNEDALKGINYKPSVKTIESGKKYQTYLVGYDVNGNVVYNEYIDTSTYK, from the coding sequence ATGAGTACAAAGAAAAAAGTATTAATTGGAGGAGCTATTGTCATTGCAGTAGCCGGATTAGTATTTGGTGGGGTACAAACATATAAGTACTATCAAGCAAAAGAGTTGGTTTTATCCTATCAAGAGATGACACTTCCTAATATTAAGGTCAATGATCAAGACGTATCAGAAATTTCAAAAGGTCAGTTAACTGAGCGCTTAAAAGAAGAAATCGATGGTTTCGAAAATCAAGCGATTGAAGTCGTTGTTAATGATCAAACTTTTTCTAAGACACTAAAAGATTTAGGGATTTCTATTAGTGAAGATATTAATGAACTAGCAAATGAAATTTTTTCAATCGGAAAAGATTTAAACATTTTTGAACAAGCTGAGCGAATTAAAGAAGCGCCTTTAGTCGAATATACCATTACATATAGTTATGATGAAGCATTAGTTGAAGAGTGGATTCAGTCAATTGCTGATGAAGTTTATGTCGAAAAAGAAGAAGCGACGTTTAAGATGGTATCGAGTGGGAATTTCGAAGTAGGAGAAGGTCGAGATGGTTACTCAATTGATACTAAAGCAATTATTAATGAAATCAAAACAGCATTAGATGAACAGTCAAAAGAAACGATAACTGTTACAGCTGAAGGAATCATTGACAAGCGATCAAAAGATCCAGAGCTATTAAAATCGGTTAATTCTAAAATTTCTACGTATAGTTCGTCATTTCCAACTGGTATTGCGCGATCTAAAAATGTAGAATTAGCAACGTCAAAAATTAATCGAACGTTATTGATGCCAGGTGAGGAGTTTTCATATACTAAAAAAGTTTCGCCAGTCGTTGCATCAAATGGTTATTTAAATGCCACAATCTTTGTTAATTCTCAACCTGTTGATGGAATAGGAGGAGGAATATGCCAGGTTTCTTCGACGTTGTATAATACTGTGTTACATGCTGGAATTATGCCAACAGAACGAAGAAATCATAGTCTACAAGTGGGGTATGTTCCTGCTGGATTAGATGCGACTATGGCAGAAGATTTAATTGATTTTAAATTCGTTAATACATTAGATTATCCTATTTACATTAATGCCTATACACAAAATGGTACGCTAACGATTGAGTTTTGGTCTAATGAAGATGCATTAAAAGGCATTAATTACAAACCAAGTGTTAAAACAATTGAATCAGGTAAAAAATATCAAACGTATTTAGTTGGTTATGATGTTAATGGAAATGTCGTTTATAACGAATACATTGATACAAGTACCTATAAATAA